One window of Hymenobacter sp. BRD128 genomic DNA carries:
- a CDS encoding alpha-L-fucosidase encodes MKKSILAFALLGAASPLPALAQQQGIHQQSTEYEAPTDPLVKQKLEKWRDQKFGLILHWGLYAVPGIIESWTICSEDWIERDSTVAYEDYKKRYWDYSKQFNPVNFSPEQWASVAKKAGMRYLVFTTKHHDGFNMFDTKQSDFKINNGPFKDNPRADVAKYVFNAFRQQGFMIGAYFSKPDWHSQDFWWSKYATPNRNVNYDIKKYPWRWKKYQDFTYNQISELMHNYGAMDILWLDGGWVRPKETVNAEVRAWGAPIPEFSQDVNMPRIAAMARQAQPGLLMVDRTVHGPYENYQTPEQKVPDHQLPNPWESCLTLANNWGYVPNDTYKSPTKIIHSLVEVVAKGGSLLLGVGPKPDGTLDPEAVTRLTAIGKWLDVNGVAIYNTRSTPRYQDGSTYFTQGKQGVRYAITCLPESQAAPTTLTWTGNVPRKGSKLTLLQTGQAVKWTAAGDKVTLALPATLAKQAGAYPALAFAFVAD; translated from the coding sequence ATGAAAAAATCGATTCTTGCCTTCGCCCTGCTCGGCGCGGCTAGCCCCCTGCCGGCCCTGGCCCAACAGCAAGGTATTCACCAGCAATCGACGGAATACGAAGCGCCCACCGACCCGCTGGTGAAGCAGAAGCTGGAGAAGTGGCGCGACCAGAAGTTTGGCCTCATTCTGCACTGGGGGCTATATGCCGTGCCGGGCATTATCGAGTCGTGGACCATCTGCTCGGAAGACTGGATTGAGCGCGACAGCACCGTGGCCTACGAAGACTATAAAAAGCGGTACTGGGACTACAGCAAGCAGTTTAATCCGGTGAATTTTAGCCCCGAGCAATGGGCTAGCGTGGCCAAAAAGGCGGGGATGCGCTACCTGGTTTTCACGACCAAGCACCACGACGGCTTCAATATGTTCGACACCAAGCAGTCGGATTTTAAGATTAACAACGGCCCGTTTAAGGATAATCCGCGCGCCGACGTGGCCAAGTACGTCTTCAACGCCTTTCGGCAGCAGGGCTTCATGATTGGCGCCTACTTCTCGAAGCCCGACTGGCATTCGCAGGATTTCTGGTGGTCGAAGTACGCCACGCCCAACCGCAATGTGAACTACGATATCAAGAAGTATCCGTGGCGCTGGAAAAAGTATCAGGACTTCACATATAATCAGATAAGCGAGCTGATGCACAACTATGGGGCCATGGACATCCTGTGGCTCGACGGTGGATGGGTGCGCCCCAAGGAAACCGTGAACGCGGAAGTGCGCGCCTGGGGGGCGCCGATTCCGGAGTTCAGCCAGGATGTGAATATGCCGCGCATCGCGGCCATGGCCCGCCAGGCGCAGCCCGGCCTGCTAATGGTGGACCGCACCGTGCACGGCCCCTACGAAAACTACCAGACGCCCGAGCAGAAAGTGCCCGACCACCAGCTGCCTAACCCCTGGGAAAGCTGCCTGACCCTAGCCAACAACTGGGGCTACGTGCCAAACGATACCTATAAGTCGCCCACCAAAATCATTCATTCGCTGGTCGAGGTGGTGGCCAAGGGCGGCAGCCTGCTGCTGGGCGTGGGCCCCAAGCCCGACGGCACGCTCGACCCCGAGGCCGTGACGCGCCTCACCGCCATTGGCAAGTGGCTGGATGTGAATGGGGTCGCTATTTACAATACCCGCTCGACACCCCGCTACCAGGACGGCAGCACGTACTTCACGCAGGGCAAGCAAGGCGTGCGCTACGCCATCACCTGCCTGCCCGAAAGCCAGGCCGCCCCTACCACGCTCACGTGGACGGGCAACGTGCCCCGCAAAGGCAGCAAGCTGACCCTGCTGCAAACCGGCCAGGCGGTGAAGTGGACTGCCGCCGGCGACAAAGTGACCTTGGCCCTACCCGCTACCCTAGCCAAGCAGGCCGGGGCGTACCCGGCGCTAGCCTTTGCCTTTGTAGCTGACTAG
- a CDS encoding glycoside hydrolase family 3 N-terminal domain-containing protein yields MTKYLALGLGLLSATATCAQQARPLYQNSQAPTEARVQDLLSRMTTAEKVGQLSTLLGWEMYEKQGRRLTTSAAYRQAVDERHIGALWATLRADPWTRKTLLTGLNPTQAAEATNALQKYAVEHTRLHIPLLLAEECPHGHMAIGTTVFPTSIGQSSTWDPALIRRMAAAIATEARVQGAHIGYGPVLDLAREPRWSRVEETYGEDPVLNGQMGVAMVQGFQGASLKSGANVVSTLKHFTAYGVPEGGHNGGSISTGTRELFQSFLPPFRAAVKAGAQSIMTAYNSIDGVPCSANPFLLTDVLRQQWGFQGFTVSDLGSISGLVNNHHVAATAPEAAALALNAGLDDDLSGYGFDKELLQAIEQKLVTPVALDRAVGRVLRVKFEMGLFENPYVDPRQPRQLVRTPANVRLARQVAQESVVLLKNDKDLLPLTKALERIAVIGPNADNMYNQLGDYTAPQPASNVVTVLEGIRAKVPATTQVTYVKGCAIRDTASANIAEAVAAARQAQVAVVVLGGSSARDFKTEYQSTGAATVTAGGQQVSDMESGEGYDRASLDLLGKQQQLLQAVVATGTPVVVVLIKGRPLNLNWMAAYVPALLDAWYPGQEGGNAVADVLFGDYNPAGRLPISVPKSVGQLPVYYNAKRPPTHDYVETDSKPLYSFGHGLSYSKFTYSDLQVSPVEAQGAVRVAVQFKVKNTSARDGDEVAQLYLRDEVSSVVTPVKQLKKFQRLTLKAGEQQVVAFELTAEDLMLLNGRLQWAVEPGAFTVQVGASAEDVRLQGQFKVARAIENIAW; encoded by the coding sequence ATGACGAAGTACCTCGCGCTCGGGCTAGGCCTGCTCAGTGCTACCGCCACCTGCGCCCAGCAGGCCCGGCCGCTTTACCAGAATAGCCAGGCGCCGACTGAGGCGCGGGTGCAAGACCTGCTGAGCCGCATGACCACGGCGGAGAAAGTGGGCCAGCTCTCGACGCTGCTCGGGTGGGAAATGTACGAGAAGCAGGGCCGGCGCCTCACAACCAGCGCGGCCTACCGCCAGGCCGTGGACGAGCGCCACATTGGCGCGCTGTGGGCCACCTTGCGCGCCGACCCCTGGACCAGGAAAACCCTCCTAACCGGCCTCAACCCCACGCAGGCGGCCGAGGCTACGAATGCCTTGCAGAAATACGCCGTAGAACACACGCGGCTGCACATTCCCCTGCTGCTGGCCGAGGAGTGCCCGCACGGCCACATGGCCATTGGCACTACGGTATTCCCCACGTCTATTGGCCAGAGCAGCACCTGGGACCCGGCCCTGATTCGGCGCATGGCGGCTGCCATTGCCACCGAGGCGCGGGTGCAGGGCGCCCACATCGGCTACGGCCCGGTGCTGGACCTGGCCCGCGAGCCGCGCTGGTCGCGGGTGGAGGAAACCTACGGCGAAGACCCCGTGCTCAACGGCCAGATGGGCGTGGCGATGGTGCAGGGCTTTCAGGGGGCTAGCCTCAAAAGCGGCGCTAACGTCGTATCTACTCTCAAGCACTTTACGGCCTATGGCGTGCCCGAGGGTGGGCACAACGGCGGTAGCATCAGCACTGGCACCCGCGAGCTGTTTCAGAGCTTTTTGCCACCGTTTCGGGCGGCCGTGAAGGCGGGGGCGCAGTCCATCATGACGGCCTACAATTCCATCGACGGAGTGCCGTGCTCAGCCAATCCATTTTTGCTTACCGATGTGCTGCGCCAGCAGTGGGGTTTTCAGGGCTTCACGGTGTCGGATTTGGGCAGTATTTCGGGCCTGGTTAACAATCACCACGTGGCTGCCACGGCACCCGAAGCCGCTGCGCTAGCCCTCAATGCCGGCCTCGACGACGACCTAAGCGGCTATGGCTTTGACAAGGAATTGCTGCAAGCCATTGAGCAAAAGCTGGTAACGCCGGTTGCCCTCGACCGGGCCGTAGGTCGGGTGCTGCGGGTAAAGTTTGAGATGGGCTTGTTTGAAAACCCTTACGTGGACCCGCGCCAGCCGCGCCAGCTGGTGCGCACCCCCGCCAACGTGCGGCTAGCCCGGCAGGTGGCCCAAGAATCGGTGGTGCTGCTGAAGAACGACAAAGACCTGCTGCCGCTGACTAAAGCGTTGGAGCGCATCGCCGTTATCGGCCCCAATGCGGATAATATGTACAACCAGCTGGGCGACTACACCGCCCCGCAGCCCGCAAGCAATGTGGTGACGGTGCTCGAAGGCATCCGGGCGAAGGTGCCGGCCACCACGCAGGTAACCTACGTAAAGGGCTGCGCTATCCGCGATACGGCTAGCGCCAACATTGCCGAGGCCGTAGCCGCTGCCCGCCAGGCGCAGGTGGCTGTTGTGGTGCTGGGCGGCTCCAGCGCGCGCGACTTCAAAACCGAGTACCAGAGCACCGGCGCCGCCACCGTAACGGCGGGCGGGCAGCAGGTGAGCGACATGGAAAGCGGCGAAGGCTACGACCGCGCCAGCCTAGACCTGCTCGGCAAGCAGCAGCAGCTGCTGCAAGCCGTAGTAGCCACCGGCACGCCGGTGGTGGTAGTGCTCATCAAGGGCCGCCCGCTGAACCTCAACTGGATGGCGGCCTACGTGCCCGCCCTGCTCGATGCCTGGTATCCTGGCCAGGAGGGCGGCAATGCCGTGGCCGACGTGCTGTTTGGCGATTACAACCCCGCCGGCCGCCTGCCCATCTCGGTGCCCAAAAGTGTGGGCCAGCTGCCAGTGTACTACAACGCCAAGCGCCCCCCCACGCACGACTACGTCGAAACTGACTCGAAGCCGCTCTACAGCTTCGGCCACGGGCTGAGTTACAGTAAGTTCACGTATTCTGATTTGCAGGTGAGCCCTGTCGAAGCCCAAGGGGCGGTGCGCGTAGCAGTGCAGTTCAAAGTGAAAAATACCAGTGCGCGGGACGGCGACGAAGTAGCCCAGCTCTACCTGCGCGACGAGGTTAGCTCGGTAGTTACGCCCGTAAAGCAGCTGAAGAAATTTCAGCGCTTGACCCTCAAGGCCGGTGAGCAGCAAGTAGTGGCCTTCGAGCTGACCGCCGAAGACCTGATGCTGCTGAACGGCCGCCTGCAATGGGCCGTGGAGCCGGGTGCCTTCACGGTGCAGGTCGGGGCTTCGGCGGAAGATGTGCGGCTGCAGGGACAGTTCAAAGTTGCTCGGGCAATCGAAAATATTGCGTGGTAG
- a CDS encoding exo-alpha-sialidase — MKKLFLLTALALPAPSLAQQTWIIAKQELLFTAPPFRQCHAATLVEVARGKFLVACFGGSQESRPDVAIWLTTLDKKGISAPQKVADGVVSDSLRYPAWNPVLFKPRGGELLLFYKVGPNPREWWGMVKASPDGGRTWSVARRLPPGVLGPIKNKPVQLADGTILAPSSVEEASGHWTVHLEKSTDLGRTWQLIPVDNASALDVIQPSILTYPGRRLQLLCRSKQGRLVQAWSTDNGASWGPLSQTSLLNPNSGTDAVTLHDGSQLLVYNPDVPGKDWFNGRSRLRVAQSADGLSWHDVAELEKGSTEEYSYPAIIQAQDGGVHITYTYNRQNIKHVVLVKR, encoded by the coding sequence ATGAAAAAGCTATTTCTCCTCACCGCGCTGGCCTTGCCCGCCCCGTCGCTAGCCCAGCAAACCTGGATTATCGCGAAGCAGGAGCTACTTTTTACGGCCCCGCCGTTCAGGCAGTGCCACGCCGCTACGCTGGTCGAAGTAGCCAGGGGCAAGTTTCTGGTAGCCTGCTTTGGCGGGTCGCAGGAGAGCCGGCCCGACGTGGCCATCTGGCTCACCACCCTTGATAAAAAAGGCATCTCGGCCCCGCAGAAAGTAGCCGATGGCGTGGTGAGCGATTCGCTGCGCTACCCGGCCTGGAACCCGGTGCTATTCAAGCCGCGCGGCGGCGAACTGCTGCTGTTTTATAAAGTGGGGCCCAACCCGCGCGAGTGGTGGGGCATGGTCAAAGCCTCGCCCGACGGCGGCCGCACGTGGTCGGTGGCGCGGCGGCTGCCGCCGGGCGTGCTGGGGCCCATCAAAAATAAGCCCGTGCAGCTGGCCGACGGCACCATCCTGGCCCCGTCGAGCGTGGAGGAGGCTAGCGGGCACTGGACCGTGCACCTCGAAAAATCGACTGACCTGGGGCGGACGTGGCAGCTCATCCCGGTCGATAATGCGTCGGCCCTGGATGTGATTCAGCCCAGCATCCTTACGTATCCGGGCCGCCGCTTGCAGCTGCTGTGCCGCAGCAAGCAGGGGCGGCTGGTGCAAGCTTGGTCTACCGATAACGGCGCGAGCTGGGGGCCGCTCTCGCAAACATCGCTGCTTAATCCCAATTCCGGCACCGACGCCGTGACGCTGCATGATGGCTCACAACTACTGGTATATAACCCCGATGTGCCAGGCAAAGACTGGTTTAATGGCCGCAGCCGGCTACGCGTGGCTCAGTCGGCCGATGGCCTGAGCTGGCACGATGTGGCCGAGCTGGAAAAGGGCTCGACGGAAGAATACAGCTACCCGGCCATTATTCAGGCCCAGGATGGCGGGGTGCATATCACCTATACCTACAACAGGCAGAATATCAAACATGTAGTATTGGTAAAGCGCTAG